In Hevea brasiliensis isolate MT/VB/25A 57/8 chromosome 13, ASM3005281v1, whole genome shotgun sequence, a single genomic region encodes these proteins:
- the LOC110660223 gene encoding uncharacterized protein LOC110660223, producing MGTKLEHAFNLLASSPNSNSSSVHCVDELDYLQTRGLNISFQIIGLDKNRSPVNDRMPQKHNVDFIKKTMQMHEDTFKQQVRELHRLYSIQKMLMDELNKEIKQNKKYRSPMSSSSDINVQSQFINQHNPTTQTSYLYSFNFQGLSPRERSSSCSGETRRMTTRGFDLERPAAEEDISTAVSTAIDDHRAAGASSFIPLKGNYKMSTYGSDQESEVELTLSIGGSSTSTSSKKMIMSTNKELGFSEQINKRTKELDSPASIKSEKGEDCSTPTTPMSSYSSTFDHERKQPHWLFQGLSLNRTT from the exons ATGGGAACTAAACTTGAACATGCCTTCAATCTTCTAGCATCTTCACCAAATAGCAATAGCTCTAGTGTTCATTGTGTGGATGAACTGGACTATTTGCAAACTAGAGGGTTGAATATTAGCTTCCAAATTATTGGACTGGACAAGAATCGAAGCCCTGTTAATGACAGAATGCCCCAAAAACACAACGTAGATTTCATCAAAAAGACAATGCAGATGCATGAAGATACATTCAAACAACAG GTGAGGGAGCTCCACAGGCTATACAGTATACAGAAGATGTTAATGGATGAGCTGAACAAAGAAATTAAACAGAATAAGAAGTACAGGAGTCCCATGAGTAGTAGTTCAGATATTAATGTTCAATCTCAATTCATTAACCAGCATAATCCCACAACACAAACTAGTTATCTGTATAGTTTTAACTTTCAAGGCTTGAGCCCAAGGGAAAGAAGCAGTAGTTGCTCAGGTGAGACCAGAAGAATGACTACAAGGGGATTTGATCTTGAGAGGCCTGCTGCAGAAGAAGACATATCAACTGCTGTTAGTACTGCCATTGATGATCACAGGGCAGCAGGGGCTAGCTCTTTCATCCCCTTGAAAGGGAATTATAAAATGAGCACCTATGGCTCCGATCAAGAAAGTGAAGTGGAGCTAACATTAAGCATTGGAGGCAGCAGTACCAGCACCAGCAGCAAGAAGATGATCATGTCCACAAATAAAGAACTGGGATTCTCTGAACAAATAAACAAGCGTACGAAGGAGCTTGATTCTCCTGCATCAATTAAGTCCGAAAAAGGAGAAGATTGCAGCACCCCAACAACCCCCATGAGCAGCTATAGTTCGACGTTTGATCATGAAAGAAAACAACCACATTGGCTTTTCCAAGGTTTAAGCTTGAACAGGACTACTTGA